One Vanessa cardui chromosome 22, ilVanCard2.1, whole genome shotgun sequence DNA window includes the following coding sequences:
- the LOC124539222 gene encoding uncharacterized protein LOC124539222, with protein MDRFKEKSRNGKMRVGKKLGAPCQNTCKLKCFQKLDNDTRIEIFTKFWEIGDHSKQYDFISNYVVKINKKRTITDGESRRSFTYIYHLPYIQNYQKSKLIVCKQMFLNTLSCGPKMIRTAISKSSVTGSFALVDNRGRHSHHKTSIDPDMIKSICDHVKTFEPVDSHYCRKESNKLYLDGSLSFTRMFNLYKEWFDSTKYGSKCESLRQYRDVVNKNINLSFHKPKKDQCHICLSYKNNPITPEIQENFENHIKNKKLSRSLKQNDKHNAQNNPKIFCATFDLQKVLLAPSGEISLFYYCKRLKVHNLSVFGIGHLVGTCYLWNEQIAMKGSNEIASCIYDIIKLKTEEGCDDFRFWSDNCTGQNRNRIMFFMYLYVAKQLGINIKHTFLEKGHTQNGGDSIHATMEKASRYKNIYTPSEWSSLIRWAKVKGTPYNVIDVSQNMIFDFKKMQASDCFNWTKNSEDQKVPWTKIKQVRVSKNEANILFYKLVLSEDALENHIIPY; from the exons ATGGATAGATTCAAAGAGAAA AGTCGAAATGGTAAGATGAGAGTAGGAAAAAAACTGGGTGCACCGTGTCAAAACACGtgtaaattgaaatgttttcaaAAGCTAGATAACGACACAAGAATTgaaatttttactaaattttggGAAATCGGTGATCATTCAAAACAGTACGATTTTATTAGTAACtatgttgttaaaataaataaaaaaagaacaattacaGATGGTGAATCTCGGAGatcatttacatacatttatcatTTACCTTATATTCAAAACTATCAAAAATCTAAGTTAATTGTatgtaaacaaatgtttttaaatactctTAGCTGTGGACCCAAGATGATTAGAACCGCAATATCTAAATCAAGTGTGACCGGTAGCTTTGCTTTAGTAGACAATAGAGGTAGGCATAGTCACCATAAAACATCTATAGACCCAGATATGATCAAAAGTATTTGTGATCACGTGAAAACATTCGAACCGGTTGATTCACACTATTGTCGTAAAGAaagtaataaactttatttagacGGATCATTAAGTTTTACgcgaatgtttaatttatataaagaatggTTTGATTCAACTAAGTATGGTAGCAAATGCGAATCATTAAGGCAGTATAGAGATGTggtcaataaaaatatcaatctgTCATTTCACAAACCCAAAAAGGATCAATGTCATATCTGTCTATCTTATAAAAACAATCCAATAACGCCAGAAATACAAGAAAACTTTGAAAAtcacatcaaaaataaaaaattgtctaGATCTTTAAAACAGAACGATAAACATAACGCACAAAATAATCCCAAAATATTTTGTGCTACATTTGATTTACAGAAAGTGTTATTGGCTCCTAGTGGTGAAATtagcttattttattattgtaagcgATTGAAAGTTCATAATTTATCTGTGTTTGGTATTGGACACTTAGTTGGTACCTGTTATTTGTGGAATGAACAAATAGCCATGAAGGGCTCAAACGAGATAGCTAGCTGTATTTACgatattattaaacttaagACTGAAGAGGGCTGTGATGACTTTAGATTTTGGTCAGATAATTGTACTGGCCAAAATAGAAATAggataatgttttttatgtatctCTATGTAGCTAAACAGCTTGGTatcaatattaaacatacttttcTTGAAAAAGGACATACACAGAACGGGGGTGATTCTATACATGCCACAATGGAAAAAGCTTCAaggtataagaatatttatacacCATCTGAGTGGAGTTCATTAATAAGATGGGCTAAAGTAAAAGGAACTCCTTATAATGTTATAGATGTATCTCAAAACATgatttttgactttaaaaaGATGCAAGCTAGTGATTGTTTTAATTGGACTAAAAATTCAGAAGACCAAAAAGTGCCTTggactaaaataaaacaagttcgAGTCAGTAAAAATGAAGCAAACATTCTGTTTTATAAACTGGTTCTTTCTGAAGATGCTTTGGAAAACCATATTATAccatattaa